From one Humulus lupulus chromosome 8, drHumLupu1.1, whole genome shotgun sequence genomic stretch:
- the LOC133794971 gene encoding LOB domain-containing protein 22-like, with protein MSLNPPTTTTTTTTSSNSSLTSSSSSSKGNGNGQACAACKYQRRKCAPDCILAPYFPHDSHRQFLNAHKLFGVSNITKIIKQLDSPAAREQAMRTIIFQSDARAAHPVGGCYHIIQELLRKIEATKAELDLVNQDLAVYRAAAAAAAVPPQPQGVSSHHHVDDHHLAMYNNDNSISNMHHDHHHHLHHQFLHSHVIGVDGSDQLQASQYDLVQDDVSSWVVQDSGIDVKPSVGGCGVDDHDDQDLHVKPLLEIPSDEKIINGIPANFEPHHHHHHQRVDEAMLMRTVEDDNVGLKEEDENDQYSIQQNDNGGDGNDLRDAATLFTLKNCTT; from the exons ATGAGCCTGAACCCTCCTACGACAACAACAACGACCACCACTTCTTCAAACTCGTCGTTAACCTCATCGTCGTCGTCGTCCAAAGGAAACGGCAACGGCCAAGCTTGCGCGGCCTGTAAATACCAGCGTAGGAAGTGCGCCCCTGACTGCATATTGGCCCCTTACTTCCCTCACGACAGCCACAGGCAATTCCTCAACGCCCACAAGCTCTTCGGAGTCAGCAACATCACCAAAATCATCAAGCAACTCGACTCACCCGCCGCCAGAGAACAAGCCATGCGCACCATCATATTCCAGTCCGACGCACGCGCCGCCCACCCTGTTGGTGGCTGCTACCATATCATCCAAGAACTCCTGCGCAAGATTGAAGCTACCAAAGCTGAACTCGACCTCGTTAATCAAGATCTCGCCGTCTACCGTGCTGCCGCCGCGGCCGCTGCAGTGCCACCACAACCTCAGGGTGTCTCTTCTCATCATCATGTGGATGATCATCATTTGGCAATGTATAACAATGACAATTCCATCTCTAACATGCACcatgatcatcatcatcatcttcatcatcagtTCCTTCATTCGCACGTTATTGGTGTGGATGGATCAGATCAATTGCAGGCGTCCCAGTATGATCTTGTCCAGGATGATGTTAGTTCCTGGGTTGTACAAGATTCTGGCATTGATGTGAAGCCATCTGTAGGAGGATGCGGTGTTGATGATCATGATGATCAAGATCTTCATGTCAAACCCCTCCTTGAAATTCCATCTGATGAGAAGATTATTAATGGGATACCTGCTAATTTTGAGcctcatcatcaccatcatcacCAACG AGTTGATGAAGCCATGTTGATGAGGACGGTGGAGGATGATAATGTGGGGTTGAAGGAAGAGGATGAGAATGATCAATACTCAATCCAACAAAATGATAATGGTGGTGATGGAAATGATCTAAGAGATGCAGCTACTCTGTTTACCCTTAAAAATTGTACCACTTAG
- the LOC133794475 gene encoding mediator of RNA polymerase II transcription subunit 9 — MEHSPYGGGGGGSWTMIPTNIQSHSNVSTPSNQDNLYVHHHQQQFQPQQSPLYQQQQPLLIQQQQQQQPQPQPQQTPPPPQQQPQQHHQSLASHFHLFHLVSKLSEAIDNGTRDQQSDALISDLNTHFEKCQQLLNSISGSISTKAMTVDGQKKKLEESEQMLNQRRDLMNKYIHSVQALVKSQP, encoded by the exons ATGGAGCATAGTCCGTacggaggtggaggaggagggaGTTGGACGATGATCCCTACAAATATTCAGAGCCACAGTAACGTCTCTACGCCTTCGAATCAGGACAATCTGTACGTCCATCACCATCAACAACAATTTCAACCCCAGCAATCTCCGCTTTATCAACAACAGCAGCCTCTTCTCATTCAACAGCAACAGCAACAGCAACCGCAACCGCAACCGCAACAAACACCACCACCCCCACAACAACAACCCCAACAGCACCACCAGTCACTCGCTTCTCACTTTCACCTCTTCCAT TTGGTGTCGAAATTATCGGAGGCGATTGACAATGGAACTAGGGATCAGCAATCCGATGCTTTg ATAAGCGATTTGAATACCCACTTCGAGAAGTGTCAGCAGCTGTTGAACTCCATATCCGGTTCAATTAGCACCAAAGCCATG ACAGTTGATGGGCAAAAGAAAAAACTGGAAGAGAGTGAGCAAATGTTAAACCAGAGGAG GGATCTAATGAACAAGTATATACACTCTGTTCAAGCGCTGGTCAAGTCTCAGCCTTAG